One window of Saprospiraceae bacterium genomic DNA carries:
- the dprA gene encoding DNA-protecting protein DprA, translated as MHNDELLYAVALTKIEKVGAVTAKNLISYCGSPQAVLKEKKQHLLRIPQIGEGIAQAIQDPTIFSKAEEELRFTEQEQIQVIYYQDTLYPTRLKNYQDSPLILYYKGTSDLNQEKIIAVVGTRKVTEYGRRLIQQLIEGIRDLNILVVSGLAYGVDSLAHKKCVEEHIETVGILGHGLDRMYPEVNTHLAKQMQMHGGVLTEFGMNTKPDRENFPKRNRIVAGMSDAVLVIETLREGGSMITASYANQYNKDVFAFPGKTSDAYSSGCNFLIKNHQAQLIESAEDLILNMRWDVAAKSPKGIQQSLFVELDASEKQIIEILQNNNTVPIDYFYQNTEFSPSQLASVLLNLEFKGLIQLEPGKKYSLVN; from the coding sequence ATGCACAATGACGAATTGCTCTATGCAGTAGCACTGACAAAAATTGAAAAAGTTGGAGCGGTAACCGCAAAAAATCTGATCAGTTATTGCGGCAGTCCGCAAGCTGTTTTAAAAGAAAAGAAACAACATCTATTGCGGATCCCGCAAATAGGGGAGGGTATTGCGCAGGCGATTCAGGATCCTACAATTTTTTCTAAGGCTGAGGAGGAATTGCGTTTTACTGAGCAAGAACAGATTCAAGTAATTTATTATCAGGATACGCTGTATCCAACCCGCCTAAAAAATTATCAGGACAGTCCCTTGATCCTTTATTATAAGGGAACTTCGGATTTAAATCAGGAAAAAATAATAGCGGTCGTAGGTACCCGAAAAGTTACAGAATATGGAAGAAGGTTGATCCAACAATTGATTGAAGGCATCCGCGATTTAAACATCTTGGTGGTAAGTGGTCTGGCTTATGGGGTCGATAGCCTGGCACATAAAAAATGTGTTGAAGAACATATAGAAACAGTTGGCATCCTTGGTCATGGTTTGGATCGTATGTATCCAGAAGTGAATACCCATTTGGCCAAACAGATGCAAATGCATGGCGGTGTTTTAACAGAGTTTGGAATGAATACCAAACCGGATCGGGAAAATTTTCCAAAAAGAAACCGAATCGTTGCCGGAATGAGTGATGCTGTTTTGGTAATTGAAACCTTGCGGGAAGGCGGAAGCATGATTACTGCATCTTATGCAAATCAATACAATAAAGATGTATTTGCATTTCCGGGTAAAACTTCAGATGCCTACAGCAGTGGATGTAATTTTTTAATTAAAAATCATCAGGCACAGCTCATTGAGTCTGCTGAAGATTTGATCCTTAACATGCGTTGGGATGTGGCCGCTAAATCACCAAAAGGCATTCAGCAATCCTTGTTTGTTGAATTAGATGCATCCGAAAAACAAATTATAGAAATTTTACAAAATAATAATACAGTTCCTATCGATTATTTTTATCAAAATACGGAATTTAGCCCCAGCCAATTGGCAAGTGTGTTACTGAACCTGGAGTTTAAAGGATTAATACAACTTGAACCTGGAAAAAAATATTCACTCGTTAATTAA
- a CDS encoding alkaline phosphatase — MIGDGMGVSQITAGLYSNNNSLELERCTHIGLHKCHSADDLITDSAAGATAFSIGMKSNNKYLGLDSLGFPHQTILEYLSSKKYKTGLLVTSTIVHATPAAFYAHQKSRNDYEKIAVDLMATDVDLFIGGGKKYFNRRTTDSINLIEALKNRDYLVQDYFDQDLNAWQFPLGQKLAFFTADGDPEKQSKGRTYLPQATAKSIAFLNQPSSKGFFLMVEGSQIDWGGHDNDANYIISEMLDFDKAIKEALDFAAADQNTLVVITADHETGGLAIIGGEKYGALKTAFTTEHHTADLIPVFAYGPGAELFSGIYENTEIYKKMMQLMGKE, encoded by the coding sequence ATGATAGGAGATGGCATGGGAGTGAGTCAGATTACGGCTGGTTTGTATTCAAATAACAATTCCCTCGAGCTCGAACGCTGCACCCATATCGGATTGCATAAATGTCATTCTGCGGATGATTTGATTACAGATTCTGCAGCGGGAGCGACTGCGTTTTCAATAGGAATGAAATCAAATAATAAGTATTTGGGATTGGACTCCTTGGGATTTCCACACCAAACCATTTTAGAATATTTATCCAGCAAGAAATATAAAACCGGATTGTTGGTAACTTCAACCATTGTACATGCAACCCCTGCTGCATTTTATGCCCACCAAAAATCAAGAAACGACTACGAAAAAATTGCAGTTGATTTAATGGCAACGGATGTTGATTTATTCATTGGCGGTGGTAAGAAGTATTTTAACCGTCGTACTACGGATAGTATAAATTTAATTGAAGCATTAAAAAACCGGGACTATCTGGTTCAGGATTATTTTGATCAGGATTTGAATGCCTGGCAATTTCCATTAGGACAAAAATTGGCATTTTTTACAGCGGATGGCGATCCGGAAAAACAATCTAAAGGTCGAACCTATTTACCTCAGGCAACTGCAAAGTCAATTGCATTTTTAAATCAACCATCCAGTAAAGGATTTTTTCTGATGGTAGAAGGTTCGCAAATTGATTGGGGAGGACATGATAACGATGCAAATTATATCATATCAGAAATGCTGGACTTTGATAAAGCCATAAAGGAAGCTTTGGATTTTGCAGCAGCAGATCAAAATACCCTGGTTGTTATAACAGCTGATCATGAGACAGGTGGATTGGCAATTATTGGCGGTGAAAAATATGGAGCCCTTAAAACGGCATTTACCACAGAACATCATACGGCAGATTTGATTCCGGTTTTTGCCTATGGACCCGGAGCAGAATTGTTTTCTGGGATCTATGAGAATACAGAGATTTATAAAAAAATGATGCAATTGATGGGGAAGGAATAG